A single window of Anopheles moucheti chromosome 2, idAnoMoucSN_F20_07, whole genome shotgun sequence DNA harbors:
- the LOC128310679 gene encoding ATP-dependent DNA helicase Q1-like: MDEQLSSLNNDELSTHEKQISDKLKVIEDKLCRLKSQKAHLLELHEQIQNLRKQRRLIQHAGNDWDGEKFPWSAKARKLLSTVFSVKEYRPKQLATINALMSGNDVLFIAPTGAGKSLCFQLPALLSDGVTVVISPLISLMEDQVWSLDRLKIKAKLLCSTTGKDVITLIHKELSEKRKPTLKLLYVTPERLSKSKRFMTALQKCYNNGHLDRFAIDEVHCCSQWGHDFRPDYKFLNVLKEMFPKSPLLGVTATATTKVISDVQTMLNIPDSLLFVASFNRPNLYYHVLAKPSGKQEQYDLITNLLVSRFRNQSGIIYTYSMKDAVDISTALMSRGLKAGPYHANLDPADRTKIHKLWYNEDLQVVVATVAFGMGINKGNVRFVIHHTLSKSMENFYQESGRAGRDGARADCILLYNFVDVFRITTMTFSEHTGLKNAYALVEYCITTNECRRKIISQYFSEVWGAENCNAMCDRCVNTDLVRPQKEIAPYVEQLHRIIEKADQEQTNVTGLKLVDAWMHKGQPQLRLTDPAPLIDRTIAEQIVAYLIVHGYLKESFVYTPYATLSYIKRGSVRVSNNTLKFRYGKLFPLAPDTNRTNRHTASSASKAKKRPVVVQTNGRAVKRRSTRAMSTTDSSDDDRDDSPSASQLSTEDTVSHDGVEVIELDGE; encoded by the exons ACAAAAGGCACATCTTCTGGAGTTGCACGAGCAAATACAGAACCTACGGAAGCAGCGAAGATTAATCCAGCACGCGGGAAACGATTGGGATGGGGAAAAGTTCCCATGGTCTGCCAAAGCACGAAAGCTTCTGTCTACCGTGTTTTCTGTGAAAGAGTACCGACCGAAGCAGCTGGCAACGATTAATGCTCTCATGTCCGGTAacgatgttttgtttatcgCACCTACCGGTGCGGGCAAGAGTTTGTGCTTTCAGCTTCCTGCCTTGCTAAGCGATGGTGTGACGGTGGTCATTTCACCGCTTATTTCACTCATGGAAGATCAAGTGTGGTCGTTAGATAGGTTGAAGATCAAAGCCAAATTGCTCTGTAGCACCACCGGCAAGGATGTCATAACTCTGATACACAAGGAACTCAGCGAAAAGCGTAAGCCGACACTAAAGCTACTGTACGTAACACCGGAACGGTTGTCCAAGAGTAAACGTTTCATGACTGCACTGCAGAAGTGTTACAATAACGGACATTTGGACCGCTTCGCTATTG ATGAAGTACACTGTTGTTCTCAGTGGGGTCATGACTTCCGGCCCGACTACAAATTTCTCAATGTGCTTAAGGAGATGTTTCCCAAGTCTCCCTTGCTAGGGGTTACTGCGACGGCCACCACGAAAGTCATCAGCGATGTGCAGACGATGCTAAACATTCCGGACTCGTTGCTGTTTGTGGCATCCTTCAATAGACCAAACCTTTACTATCACGTACTGGCGAAACCGTCCGGTAAGCAGGAACAGTACGATCTGATCACAAATCTGCTCGTTTCCCGGTTTCGGAATCAGTCCGGTATCATCTACACGTACTCGATGAAGGACGCAGTTGACATTAGCACGGCGTTAATGTCCCGTGGATTGAAGGCGGGACCATACCATGCGAATCTGGACCCAGCGGACAGGACCAAAATACATAAGCTCTGGTACAACGAAGATTTGCAGGTGGTCGTTGCAACGGTGGCGTTCGGTATGGGCATCAATAAGGGCAATGTACGGTTTGTGATACACCACACACTGAGCAAAAGTATGGAAAACTTCTACCAGGAAAGCGGCCGTGCCGGGCGGGATGGTGCCCGAGCGGATTGTATACTGTTGTACAACTTTGTGGATGTGTTTCGCATCACGACGATGACCTTTTCCGAACATACCGGACTGAAGAATGCGTATGCATTGGTGGAATATTGCATCACTACCAACGA ATGTCGAAGAAAGATCATTTCGCAATACTTCTCGGAAGTATGGGGAGCCGAAAATTGTAACGCCATGTGCGATCGATGTGTGAACACCGATTTGGTACGTCCGCAAAAGGAAATCGCTCCATACGTTGAGCAGTTGCACCGTATTATCGAGAAAGCTGACCAGGAGCAGACGAACGTAACCGGTCTAAAGCTAGTCGACGCTTGGATGCACAAAGGACAGCCCCAGCTACGGCTAACGGATCCAGCACCGCTTATAGATCGTACGATAGCGGAACAGATCGTGGCGTACCTCATCGTGCACGGTTACCTGAAGGAATCGTTCGTTTATACACCGTACGCGACGCTTAGCTACATCAAGCGAGGATCTGTGCGAGTTTCGAACAATACATTGAAGTTCCGATATGGTAAATTATTTCCGCTTGCACCCGACACAAACCGGACAAATAGACACACTGCATCGTCGGCTAGTAAAGCGAAAAAACGGCCAGTTGTTGTGCAAACTAATGGAAGGGCTGTTAAACGCCGGAGCACACGGGCTATGAGCACGACGGATAGTTCCGACGACGATAGGGACGATTCACCATCTGCGAGTCAACTATCAACTGAAGACACTGTTTCCCACGATGGTGTAGAAGTGATAGAGCTAGATGGCGAATaa
- the LOC128310680 gene encoding uncharacterized protein LOC128310680, with product MASLRDISSKKSARPTINVAIHPNPGTPPTGSGGSHDGGDYKSIFFNEISQIMRGYGDCEKPLRESVLLVEKIVLQQLRGIMQEAIDHAMSRPNSPTLSRRDFEYIMRKNQIRVARLQKHFRDMALVKKRLKDLYGGRLTHANLGACPETSDDDSDREAPEKYDEEKVRRLFRADRISQILSGRQYDEYIAARRASFMHRNTEVMKSKMRLWLNIPEDVNITQSCLVTLAYLAHETIAVLVDLCILSRLNSSNRTVDPYSRVTPSGKSYNMLHTCPEVSQGRGLDGVKPITPQEITEAMRRHRQMAMRSSGRYRNALNFKPPYLAM from the exons ATGGCTAGTTTACGCGATATTTCATCCAAAAAATCCGCCCGTCCTACGATCAATGTGGCAATCCACCCAAACCCGGGCACACCACCCACCGGGTCCGGTGGTTCGCACGACGGTGGTGACTACAAATCCATCTTCTTCAACGAAATATCGCAAATAATGCGTGGCTACGGTGACTGCGAGAAGCCGCTCCGTGAATCGGTCCTGCTGGTTGAGAAGATAGTGCTACAGCAGCTACGCGGAATCATGCAGGAAGCGATCGATCATGCCATGTCGCGGCCAAACTCGCCCACCCTATCCCGGCGTGACTTTGAGTACATTATGCGCAAGAATCAAATACGCGTGGCACGGCTGCAGAAACATTTTCGCGATATGGCACTGGTGAAGAAGCGGCTGAAGGATCTGTACGGTGGACGCCTTACGCATGCGAATCTGGGCGCTTGTCCCGAAACATCGGATGATGATTCCGACCGGGAAGCGCCGGAAAAGTACGACGAGGAGAAGGTGCGCCGTCTGTTCCGAGCGGACCGCATATCCCAGATCCTATCCGGTAGACAGTACGACGAGTATATAGCGGCACGTCGGGCTTCCTTCATGCACCGAAACACGGAAGTGATGAAGAGCAAGATGAGACTATGGTTAAACATTCCGGAGGACGTGAACATAACGCAAAGCTGTTTGGTAACGTTAGCCTATTTAGCGCATGAAACGATCGCGGTTCTAGTGGACCTGTGTATACTCTCGCGgttaaacagctccaacagAACCGTTGATCCGTACAGTCGGGTTACTCCTTCCG GTAAATCGTATAACATGCTGCACACCTGCCCGGAAGTGTCGCAGGGCCGTGGATTAGATGGCGTGAAGCCCATCACGCCCCAGGAAATCACCGAAGCTATGCGAAGACACAGACAGATGGCCATGCGAAGCTCGGGTCGCTATAGAAATGCGCTTAATTTTAAACCTCCCTATCTggcaatgtaa